From Nicotiana tabacum cultivar K326 chromosome 20, ASM71507v2, whole genome shotgun sequence, one genomic window encodes:
- the LOC142174926 gene encoding receptor-like protein kinase HERK 1: MGSKHSKGTTSISDAPNSNYRVPIENYRVPFAALQEATNDFDESLVIGKGGFGNVYRGVLCDGTKVALKRLNAASRQGLAEFRTEIEMLSQFRHPHLVSLIGYCDENNEMILVFEYMENGNLKSHLYGSDLPSMGWEQRLEICIGAARGLHYLHTGYVNAAIHRDVKSANILLDENFVAKVTDFGLSKIGLELDQTHISTTTRVVGTFGYIDPEYYRNGRLSEKSDVYSFGVVLLEVLCARPTVVSLTEWGNKKKGQLEQIIDPNLVGKIRPDSLRKFGEIAEKCIAIYGEDRPSMGDVLWSLEYALHLQQSVIHDNPEENSTIPIGELSPQVNDFSHINGSASASHVWMISSNSGDLSDDESYSYGR; encoded by the coding sequence ATGGGAAGCAAGCATTCAAAGGGAACAACTTCCATAAGTGATGCTCCAAACTCGAATTATCGCGTTCCTATTGAGAATTATCGAGTTCCTTTTGCAGCTTTGCAGGAAGCAACTAACGACTTTGATGAGAGTTTGGTCATTGGAAAAGGTGGCTTTGGAAATGTTTACAGGGGTGTTTTGTGTGATGGCACAAAGGTGGCCCTGAAAAGGCTTAATGCTGCATCCCGACAAGGTCTTGCAGAGTTCCGAACAGAAATTGAGATGCTCTCTCAGTTCCGTCATCCGCATCTGGTTTCATTGATTGGATACTGTGATGAAAACAACGAGATGATTCTAGTTTTTGAGTACATGGAGAATGGGAACCTCAAGAGTCATTTGTATGGGTCAGATCTACCCAGTATGGGCTGGGAGCAGAGGCTGGAGATATGCATCGGGGCAGCCAGAGGTCTGCACTACCTTCATACTGGCTATGTCAATGCAGCTATACATCGTGATGTCAAGTCTGCAAACATATTGCTTGATGAGAATTTTGTTGCAAAAGTTACTGATTTTGGGCTATCCAAGATAGGGCTTGAGCTTGATCAAACCCATATTAGCACAACTACAAGGGTGGTTGGAACTTTTGGCTACATTGATCCTGAATATTATAGAAACGGACGGCTTTCAGAAAAATCTGATGTTTACTCTTTCGGTGTTGTTTTATTAGAAGTTCTTTGTGCTAGGCCTACAGTAGTCAGCTTAACTGAATGGGGAAATAAGAAGAAGGGACAACTGGAACAAATCATAGATCCCAATCTTGTGGGCAAAATAAGACCAGATTCCCTCCGGAAGTTTGGAGAAATAGCAGAGAAATGCATAGCTATTTATGGTGAAGATAGGCCATCAATGGGTGATGTGCTGTGGAGTCTGGAGTATGCACTTCATCTCCAACAGTCTGTCATTCATGATAATCCTGAAGAAAACAGTACCATCCCTATTGGCGAGCTCTCTCCACAAGTCAATGATTTCAGTCATATTAATGGCAGTGCTTCTGCTTCTCATGTCTGGATGATCTCATCAAATTCGGGTGATCTCTCTGATGATGAGTCCTACTCCTATGGTAGATAA
- the LOC142174371 gene encoding uncharacterized protein LOC142174371: MLKSNGNWDNYGRFRDFEVDAIVVDDNANYGILSSTIAEQLSIDTSDKIIEIKYIVNENCPPMEIRNDMGVRAYMETKKENKNLGSYPLCISVRDFNMELAINNESTSAGSSGSLNLLEFPSSPAIEEYQSEIITESTQTYIEEGQVYQDKQTVAAAMKNYSVMHKFQFRVKRSSHRSYWLICVAESCKWHFKATSINDSAMFKIRSFSRQHTCCLMDETFIQRKRTAAVLGSMVVPNYCDPKTVYTPKDIQTDMLSKHGLNLSYMQAWRAKEKALQFLRGNPCDSYNKLPKYFYILEKNYPCSVVKLKKAADDCFLYAFVALCTSINGWQHCRPVVVVDGTFLKSAYRGIMLTASTMDAAGTIFPLAYAVVDSENDASWKWFFEQFKEAYGERPSMCVVSDRHESILKATSVVYPGLAHYSCMWHIWTNIRSKFKKGHLQLHELYFATARSYTMDEFNERMLKIEEVDLRVKSYLYDIGYHRWSRVHATVNRTFTMTSNIAESLNAVTKDARELPIFDLFEYMRTLLERWTKEKLSKAKGTFTYLGHKYNKELEDNSTLSQKLRVRASTDHIHTVLDGVKRYIVCLENKKCSCGQFQLDELPCAHALAALRHRNETYENYCSPYYTRKSLLLTYEMPVNPLPDEGKWDVPQHILDEVVKPPAGDKRQPGRPHKERYKTFDEIKSKKYKVSCGNCGGEWHNKRTCKNAPKKK; this comes from the exons ATGCTGAAATCAAATGGTAATTGGGATAACTATGGCAGATTTAGAGATTTTGAAGTTGATGCCATTGTGGTAGATGATAATGCAAACTACGGAATTCTCAGTTCTACAATTGCAGAACAATTATCGATTGATACATCGgataaaattatagaaatcaaatacattgtgaACGAGAATTGTCCTCCAATGGAGATTAGGAATGATATGGGGGTTCGTGCTTACATGGAAACCAAAAAGGAGAATAAAAACTTAGGTTCGTATCCTTTATGTATAAGCGTAAgagatttcaatatggaattggCAATCAACAATGAAAGCACCAGTGCAG GTTCGTCTGGATCCCTAAACTTACTTGAATTTCCATCCTCACCAGCTATAGAGGAAtatcaaagtgaaataataactgaaTCTACGCAAACATATATTGAAGAAGGACAAGTTTATCAGGACAAGCAAACAGTAGCTGCTGCAATGAAGAATTATTCAGTGATGCACAAGTTCCAGTTCAGAGTAAAAAGATCTAGTCATAGAAG CTACTGGCTTATATGTGTTGCTGAAAGCTGTAAATGGCATTTCAAGGCAACGTCAATTAACGATTCGGCAATGTTCAAGATAAGAAGTTTCAGCCGTCAACACACATGCTGCCTAATGGACGAAACATTCATACAGCGCAAACGTACTGCAGCAGTACTTGGTAGCATGGTCGTTCCAAATTATTGTGATCCTAAGACTGTTTACACACCAAAGGACATACAAACTGACATGTTATCCAAACATGGACTGAACCTAAGCTACATGCAAGcatggagagcaaaggaaaaagCTTTACAGTTTTTGAGAGGGAATCCGTGTGACTCCTACAACaaattacccaaatatttttatattcttgagaagaattatccttgtTCTGTTGTTAAATTGAAGAAGGCAGCAGATGATTGCTTCTTATACGCATTTGTTGCTCTTTGTACATCAATAAATGGTTGGCAACATTGTAGGCCGGTAGTAGTGGTTGATGGGACATTCTTAAAGTCAGCCTACAGGGGGATTATGCTGACAGCAAGCACCATGGATGCAGCAG GTACTATTTTTCCCTTGGCATATGCTGTGGTTGATTCTGAAAATGACGCGTCTTGGAAgtggttctttgagcaattcaaggaGGCATATGGTGAAAGACCTTCAATGTGTGTTGTTTCAGATAGGCATGAGAGTATACTGAAGGCAACATCAGTTGTCTATCCGGGATTGGCACACTACTCTTGCATGTGGCATATATGGACAAATATAAGGTCAAAATTCAAGAAGGGACATCTACAATTACATGAATTGTACTTTGCTACAGCACGGTCATACACTAtggatgaatttaatgaaaggatgTTGAAGATTGAAGAGGTAGACCTGCGTGTAAAGTCTTACCTATATGATATTGGCTATCATAGATGGTCAAGAGTACATGCAACGGTGAATAGAACTTTTACTATGACGTCAAACATTGCCGAGTCGTTGAATGCTGTAACAAAAGATGCAAGAGAGCTTCCAATATTTGATCTATTTGAGTATATGAGGACTCTTCTTGAACGTTGGACAAAAGAAAAGTTATCGAAGGCAAAGGGTACTTTCACATACCTTGGTCACAAATACAACAAAGAATTGGAAGACAACAGTACATTATCTCAGAAACTAAGg gtgagggcttcaacaGATCATATACATACTGTGTTAGATGGTGTGAAGCGGTACATTGTGTGTCTAGAAAACAAGAAATGTAGCTGTGGACAATTCCAACTTGATGAACTTCCATGTGCGCATGCTTTGGCAGCATTAAGGCATAGGAATGAAACATACGAAAACTATTGCTCTCCGTATTACACAAGGAAGAGCCTTCTGCTTACCTATGAAATGCCAGTAAATCCTCTTCCTGATGAAGGCAAATGGGATGTGCCACAACATATTTTGGATGAGGTAGTAAAGCCACCGGCGGGAGATAAAAGGCAGCCAGGGAGACCTCACAAGGAAAGATATAAAACATTTGATGAAATAAAGTCAAAGAAATACAAGGTGTCATGTGGCAATTGTGGAGGTGAATGGCATAACAAAAGAACTTGCAAGAATGCGCCGAAAAAGAAATGA
- the LOC107782528 gene encoding putative late blight resistance protein homolog R1B-16 — MAEECRDVISAINLVKGQHLGRTTITQLEDATKHLTRVAVFLTNLEKRYPENGISGQLRPLFLEARDGFSEICSRFPRFNLTIKMGNIAEKFKASKASKLQMISEVLKIIEHETIAKRIRASKPSRSSSRITMEMVGFVESLLGSVHRALFFISVGPAASLLDKKLRHLRVFFTLIAKRCIEHESMKDLFNHVEDVAYTAAYLCFLGSNCNMDGEFSKLLERVSRPFSPELRQIYLSALIGLKSSSSETTTILNAKYMLDFVSALREDLRPGCDGRIRWLQRGLSYLSRFLRDVESYPLPLGEVISLRLNMEALAIGAANAIYSSYDEHNTTEIDDVLFHLQLKFNYVKVEIDLIRLLTRQAAITIGPMKSLIDYVWSELIFFRNYFMDALKQFNEETKITVILTSIQSAISQAWSVCDSLCHDSEQEDSISNDTEQEDLVREMINCLHFQLLLKFKFIKAAIRQMYPSISASSTLDHPTISLLNFLPMNFEVIDSYFSMLKSSNTSSPHRPMMDEVLMGFHEYILKNLLLKDETNLTFTIAGEVKKFYGGLLLLVTYLIEPLVPHIECREQNNVSTGYGTIAIEAQSAMSLSYEDSMNSNNCREVNLVLQFLTVAFWLIKSEGSLMDILKHKATLEYQVLDLIESAREELIFIRSILMDLLRQHTELNKLDDILMHAEVTAKKLAILSDSCYEIFQDGSSTDIMRPWLSDSLQEIESVKVEFRKVCSQVLDVSPLTMTDGEGLINFLLNHQDKVPNNDAASFNESFMDGSSSENLELSSSDFLGVIESVKVEEVRNACNQVVDASPYEMRKTDGEGFINLLTQQNKVLEYDTGSIFFLHNQISVVKDKLLDMGSLLVDIVQYRNMHLELKDLAKRIQDKNYICFFSIKGYIPAWYYTLYLSDVKQLIKLVEAEVKTICLKVPDSSSYSFPKTNGLGFLNCFLGKLEELLCSKLDLAVDLNHQIGSVKEGLLYLTSLIGHFSENYDEHDEVYGLITSVTVLAYKAEYVIDSCLAYSHPLWYKVLWISEVVENIKIVNKVVRETCERNKFEVTVHEVAKTSTNLAPSFSDNTQRTNEEMEGFQDTMDELKEQLLGGSPQLDVISIVGMPGLGKTTLAKKIYNDPTVTSHFDVHAQCLVTQIYSWRELLLTILNDVLEPADRNEKEDGELADELRRFLLTKRFLILIDDVWDNKVWDNLHMCFRDVRNGSRIILTTRLSDIANYVKCQSDPHHLRLFRDDESWTLLQKEVFQGETCPPELADVGSRIARRCRGLPLSVVLVAGVLKQKKKKLDLWKVVEESLGSQSIGSLEESMSIIGFSYKNLPHYLKPCFLYFGGFLQGKDIHVSKLTRLWEAEGFVQANKEKRQDDAAQGFLEDLIRRNLVMGMEKRPNTKVKTCRVHDLLHKFCMEKAKLENFLLQINSGEDVFPEQLEEYRLFVHSYQDEIDLWRPSRSNIRALLFNAIDLDNLLWPRDISFIFDSFKLVKVLDLESFNIGGTFPSEIQYLIQMRYFAAQTDANSIPSSIAKLRNLETFVVRGLGGEMILPCSLLKMVKLRHIHVNHRVSFGLHENMDESLSHSQLANLETFSTPRLSYGEDAEKILRKMPKLRKLSCIFSGTFGYSRKVMGRCVRFPRLEFLSHLESLKLVSNSYPAKLPHKFNFPSQLRELTLSKFRLPWNQISTIAELRNLVILKLSLRAFEGDHWEVKDSDFPELKYLKLDNLKVAQWSVSYDAFPKLEHLVLTKCKHLEKIPSHFDDAVSLKSIEVNWCNWSVANSAQEIQTTQREDMANDSFTVTIQPPDWAKRSSP, encoded by the exons ATGGCTGAGGAGTGTCGCGATGTGATAAGTGCCATAAACCTTGTGAAGGGCCAGCATTTAGGTAGAACGACCATTACTCAATTGGAGGATGCTACAAAGCACCTAACGCGTGTAGCTGTATTTCTCACGAATCTGGAGAAGCGCTACCCTGAGAATGGGATATCTGGACAACTTAGGCCCCTATTTCTAGAAGCTCGTGATGGCTTTTCTGAGATATGTTCTCGTTTTCCTCGTTTCAACCTTACCATTAAAATGGGGAACATTGCTGagaaattcaaagcttcaaaggcATCAAAGCTTCAAATGATTTCAGAGGTGCTGAAAATAATTGAACATGAGACTATTGCTAAGCGAATCAGAGCTTCAAAGCCATCAAGATCATCTAGTCGAATCACTATGGAGATGGTGGGGTTTGTTGAATCTTTGCTTGGTTCTGTTCACCGTGCTCTGTTCTTTATTAGTGTAGGGCCTGCAGCATCTTTGCTTGACAAGAAGCTCCGACATCTACGAGTCTTCTTCACATTAATTGCAAAGCGGTGCATTGAGCATGAGAGTATGAAGGATCTCTTCAACCATGTTGAGGATGTAGCTTACACTGCTGCATACCTATGTTTCTTGGGGTCGAACTGCAATATGGATGGCGAGTTCTCTAAATTGCTGGAAAGGGTAAGTCGGCCCTTTAGCCCAGAATTGAGGCAGATTTATCTGAGTGCCTTGATAGGGTTAAAGTCATCAAGCTCTGAGACTACTACAATATTGAATGCCAAATATATGCTGGATTTTGTTAGTGCTCTCCGGGAGGATCTAAGACCTGGATGTGATGGTCGAATTAGGTGGCTCCAAAGAGGACTTTCTTACCTTTCTCGATTTCTCAGGGACGTAGAATCTTATCCCCTTCCACTTGGAGAAGTGATTTCTCTTCGATTAAATATGGAAGCTCTGGCCATTGGGGCAGCAAATGCTATCTACTCCTCCTATGATGAGCACAACACTACTGAAATAGACGATGTGCTTTTTCATTTGCAACTGAAGTTTAATTATGTCAAGGTGGAAATCGATCTGATTCGGCTACTAACCCGTCAAGCCGCCATCACAATAGGTCCTATGAAATCTCTGATTGACTATGTTTGGAGTGAGCTGATATTCTTTAGAAATTATTTCATGGATGCATTAAAGCAGTTTAATGAGGAGACTAAGATAACTGTTATTTTGACTTCTATTCAATCTGCGATTAGCCAAGCATGGTCAGTCTGTGATTCTCTTTGTCATGACTCAGAGCAAGAAGACTCTATTTCTAATGATACGGAGCAAGAAGACTTGGTCAGGGAAATGATTAATTGCTTGCATTTTCAGTTGCTTCTTAAATTCAAGTTTATTAAGGCAGCGATTAGACAGATGTATCCCAGCATTTCTGCATCATCAACATTAGACCATCCCACGATAAGTCTGCTGAACTTTCTTCCTATGAACTTTGAGGTTATTGATTCCTATTTCAGCATGCTGAAATCCTCCAATACATCATCCCCACATAGGCCCATGATGGATGAGGTTTTGATGGGGTTTCATGAATATATTCTCAAAAATCTGCTACTGAAGGATGAAACCAATTTGACGTTTACTATTGCAGGTGAGGTCAAAAAGTTTTATGGTGGGTTATTGCTCCTGGTAACATATCTTATTGAACCTCTAGTTCCTCACATTGAATGTAGGGAGCAAAATAATGTCTCGACAGGATATGGAACCATTGCAATTGAGGCGCAATCTGCTATGAGTTTATCTTATGAGGATTCTATGAATAGCAACAACTGTAGGGAGGTCAATCTTGTTCTTCAATTTTTGACTGTGGCTTTCTGGCTTATCAAGTCTGAGGGAAGCTTGATGGATATACTAAAGCACAAAGCCACTTTGGAATATCAAGTTCTGGATCTGATTGAGAGTGCTCGTGAAGAGCTTATTTTCATTAGATCTATTCTCATGGATCTTCTCAGGCAACACACAGAACTTAACAAATTGGATGATATCTTAATGCATGCTGAAGTGACTGCGAAAAAGTTAGCAATACTCAGTGATTCTTGTTATGAAATTTTCCAGGACGGAAGCAGCACTGACATAATGAGGCCTTGGTTATCTGATTCTCTACAAGAGATTGAGTCTGTCAAGGTAGAGTTCAGAAAAGTATGCTCTCAAGTTCTGGATGTATCACCTTTGACCATGACAGATGGAGAAGGCCTTATTAATTTCTTATTAAACCACCAGGACAAGGTGCCGAACAATGATGCTGCTTCTTTTAATGAAAGTTTCATGGATGGAAGTAGCAGTGAGAATCTGGAACTTTCATCATCTGATTTTCTAGGGGTGATTGAGTCTGTCAAGGTAGAGGAGGTCAGAAATGCATGCAATCAAGTTGTGGATGCATCACCCTATGAGATGCGTAAGACAGATGGAGAAGGCTTTATCAATCTGTTAACACAACAGAACAAGGTGCTGGAGTATGATACTGGTTCAATCTTTTTTCTGCATAATCAAATCTCAGTAGTTAAAGACAAACTATTGGACATGGGATCTTTACTTGTAGATATTGTACAGTACCGCAATATGCATCTTGAACTCAAAGATCTTGCTAAACGGATTCAAGATAAAAACTACATTTGTTTCTTCTCCATCAAGGGGTATATTCCTGCTTGGTATTACACATTATATCTCTCTGATGTCAAGCAGTTGATTAAGCTTGTTGAGGCAGAGGTAAAGACGATTTGTCTGAAAGTTCCAGATTCTTCAAGTTATAGCTTCCCCAAGACAAATGGGCTAGGATTTCTCAATTGCTTTTTGGGCAAATTGGAGGAGCTTTTATGTTCTAAGCTTGATTTGGCTGTCGACTTAAATCATCAGATTGGATCAGTCAAGGAGGGTTTACTGTATCTAACATCATTGATTGGTCATTTTTCAGAAAACTATGATGAGCATGATGAAGTTTATGGTCTTATAACAAGTGTTACTGTATTGGCATACAAGGCCGAGTATGTCATTGACTCATGCTTGGCCTATTCTCATCCACTCTGGTACAAAGTTCTTTGGATTTCTGAAGTTGTTGAGAATATTAAGATTGTAAATAAAGTTGTTAGGGAGACTTGTGAAAGAAACAAGTTTGAGGTGACAGTGCATGAAGTTGCAAAGACCTCCACTAATCTTGCACCGTCGTTTTCAGATAATACTCAAAGAACAAACGAAGAAATGGAGGGTTTCCAGGATACAATGGacgaattaaaggagcagctacTTGGAGGATCACCTCAACTAGATGTCATCTCAATCGTTGGCATGCCAGGATTGGGCAAGACTACATTAGCGAAGAAGATTTACAATGATCCAACAGTCACCTCTCACTTTGATGTCCATGCTCAAtgtcttgtgactcaaatatATTCATGGAGGGAGTTGTTGCTGACCATCTTGAATGATGTTCTTGAGCCTGCTGATCGCAATGAAAAAGAAGATGGTGAATTAGCTGATGAGCTACGCCGATTTTTGTTGACTAAGAGATTCTTGATTCTCATTGATGATGTGTGGGACAACAAAGTGTGGGACAATTTACATATGTGCTTCAGAGATGTTCGGAATGGGAGTAGAATTATTCTAACAACCCGGCTGAGTGACATTGCCAATTATGTTAAATGTCAAAGTGATCCCCATCATCTTCGTTTGTTCAGAGATGATGAGAGTTGGACATTGTTACAGAAAGAGGTATTTCAAGGGGAGACCTGTCCACCTGAACTTGCAGATGTGGGATCTCGGATAGCAAGGCGTTGTAGAGGGTTGCCTCTCTCAGTGGTGTTAGTAGCTGGTGTTCTgaaacagaaaaagaagaaactagATTTGTGGAAAGTAGTAGAAGAAAGTCTAGGTTCCCAGAGCATTGGCAGCTTAGAAGAGAGCATGTCTATAATTGGATTCAGTTACAAGAATTTACCACACTATCTTAAGCCTTGTTTTCTCTATTTTGGAGGATTTTTGCAGGGTAAGGATATTCATGTCTCAAAATTGACTCGGTTGTGGGAAGCCGAAGGGTTTGTACAAGCAAACAAGGAAAAAAGACAAGATGATGCCGCACAAGGTTTCTTGGAAGATCTTATTCGTAGAAATCTAGTAATGGGCATGGAGAAGAGACCCAATACCAAGGTGAAAACGTGCCGCGTTCATGATTTGTTGCATAAATTCTGCATGGAAAAGGCCAAACTAGAGAATTTCCTTCTCCAGATCAATAG TGGAGAGGATGTGTTCCCTGAACAGCTGGAGGAATACCGACTGTTTGTTCACTCTTACCAAGATGAAATCGATTTGTGGCGGCCATCTCGCTCAAATATCCGCGCTTTACTATTCAATGCAATTGATCTGGATAACTTGTTATGGCCGCGTGATATCTCCTTCATCTTTGACAGTTTCAAACTTGTTAAAGTGTTGGATTTAGAATCTTTCAACATTGGTGGTACTTTTCCCAGTGAAATACAATATCTAATTCAGATGAGGTACTTCGCTGCTCAAACTGATGCAAATTCAATTCCTTCATCTATAGCTAAGCTTAGGAATCTTGAGACTTTTGTGGTTAGAGGATTGGGAGGCGAGATGATTTTACCTTGTTCACTTCTAAAGATGGTGAAATTGAGGCATATACATGTAAACCATCGGGTTTCATTTGGTTTGCATGAGAACATGGATGAATCCCTTTCTCACTCTCAATTAGCTAATTTGGAAACCTTTTCTACTCCACGGCTCTCTTATGgtgaagatgcagagaagattttgaggaagatgcCAAAACTGAGAAAGTTGAGTTGCATATTTTCGGGGACATTTGGTTATTCAAGGAAAGTGATGGGTAGGTGCGTTCGTTTTCCCAGATTAGAGTTTCTAAGCCACCTTGAGTCCCTCAAGCTGGTTTCCAACAGCTATCCAGCTAAACTTCCTCACAAGTTCAATTTCCCCTCGCAACTAAGGGAATTGACTTTGTCCAAGTTTCGTTTACCTTGGAACCAAATTTCGACCATTGCAGAACTGCGCAACTTGGTGATTCTTAAGTTATCTCTCAGAGCTTTTGAAGGGGATCACTGGGAAGTGAAAGATTCAGACTTCCCTgaactcaaatatttaaaactGGATAACCTCAAAGTTGCACAATGGTCTGTCTCTTATGATGCTTTTCCTAAGCTTGAACATTTGGTTTTAACGAAATGTAAGCATCTTGAGAAAATCCCTTCTCATTTTGATGATGCTGTATCTCTAAAAAGCATTGAGGTAAACTGGTGCAACTGGTCTGTTGCCAATTCAGCCCAAGAAATTCAAACAACACAACGTGAAGATATGGCAAATGATTCATTCACAGTTACCATACAGCCTCCAGATTGGGCTAAAAGATCATCTCCTTGA